Proteins encoded by one window of Methylovirgula ligni:
- a CDS encoding malate--CoA ligase subunit beta encodes MDIHEYQAKQLLAQFGVAVAPGAVAFTPEQAVYVATELGGSRWAVKAQIHSGARGKAGGIKLCSHYKEVRQAAQDLIGKRLVTTQNAPDGQPIQRVYIEVATPYEKEFYLGFVLDRKAERVRVIASKHGGMEIEEIVKTDPNAVIQTVVEPAVGLQAFQAREIAFQLGLNIKQVARATTTILGAYRAFRDCDALMLEINPLVLTADDNILALDAKMSFDDNALFRRPNIAAMHDASQQDPREAQAAEHNLNYIGLDGEIGCIVNGAGLAMATMDMIKHAGGSPANFLDVGGGASPERVATAFRLVLSDENVKSVLVNIFAGINRCDWVAEGVVQAVKETEIKVPLVVRLAGTNVEAGRKIIRESGIPIISAETLGEAAAKAVAACRDHKASLAAAQ; translated from the coding sequence ATGGATATCCATGAGTATCAGGCCAAGCAATTGTTGGCGCAGTTTGGCGTCGCCGTTGCGCCCGGCGCGGTTGCGTTCACGCCCGAGCAGGCCGTCTATGTCGCAACCGAACTTGGCGGTTCGCGCTGGGCGGTGAAGGCGCAGATTCATTCCGGCGCGCGCGGCAAGGCCGGCGGCATCAAGCTGTGCTCGCATTATAAAGAGGTACGCCAGGCAGCGCAGGATCTCATCGGCAAGCGGCTCGTTACCACGCAGAACGCGCCCGACGGCCAGCCGATACAGCGCGTCTATATCGAAGTCGCCACGCCCTACGAGAAGGAATTCTACCTCGGCTTCGTGCTCGACCGCAAAGCCGAGCGTGTCCGCGTCATCGCCTCCAAGCACGGCGGCATGGAGATCGAGGAGATCGTCAAAACCGATCCCAACGCGGTGATCCAGACCGTCGTCGAGCCCGCGGTCGGCCTCCAGGCCTTCCAGGCGCGCGAAATCGCCTTCCAGCTCGGTCTCAATATCAAGCAGGTCGCGCGCGCGACGACGACGATCCTCGGCGCCTATCGCGCCTTCCGCGATTGCGATGCGCTGATGCTCGAAATCAACCCGCTGGTGCTGACAGCGGATGACAATATCCTCGCCCTCGACGCGAAAATGTCGTTCGACGACAACGCCCTGTTCCGCCGTCCCAATATCGCGGCCATGCACGATGCCTCGCAGCAGGACCCGCGCGAGGCCCAGGCCGCCGAGCATAACCTCAACTATATCGGCCTCGACGGCGAGATTGGCTGCATCGTCAACGGTGCCGGCCTCGCCATGGCGACGATGGACATGATCAAGCACGCCGGCGGCAGCCCGGCGAACTTCCTCGATGTCGGCGGCGGCGCCTCGCCCGAGCGTGTCGCGACCGCCTTCCGCCTCGTCCTCTCCGACGAGAACGTGAAAAGCGTGCTGGTCAATATTTTCGCCGGCATCAATCGCTGCGACTGGGTCGCCGAAGGCGTCGTCCAGGCCGTGAAGGAAACCGAGATCAAGGTGCCGCTCGTCGTCCGCCTCGCCGGCACCAATGTCGAGGCCGGCCGCAAGATCATCCGGGAGAGCGGAATTCCGATCATCAGCGCGGAAACCCTGGGTGAAGCGGCGGCCAAGGCCGTCGCCGCCTGCCGCGACCACAAAGCCTCTCTCGCCGCTGCACAATAA
- a CDS encoding HpcH/HpaI aldolase/citrate lyase family protein produces MSFTLVEQARARLQRSELAVPGSNPGMFEKAAKSKADIIFLDCEDAVAPDDKEQARKNIIAGLNEIDWGTKTLMLRINGLDTHYMYRDVVDIVEACPRLDMILIPKVGVPADVYAVDMLVTQIEAAKKREKRIGFEVLIETALGMANVEAIAQSSKRLEAMSFGVADYAASTRARTTVIGGVNPDYGVLSDKDAEGNRQYFWADQWHAAQTRMLVACRAYGLRPIDGPFGDFSDPDGYRAAAKRAAVLGYEGKWAIHPSQIDLANEVFTPSEAEVTKARRVVEAMQQAAKEGKGAVSLDGRLIDIASIRMAEALLAKAKTVTG; encoded by the coding sequence ATGAGCTTCACGTTGGTGGAGCAGGCGCGCGCGCGCCTGCAGCGTTCGGAATTGGCGGTGCCCGGCTCCAACCCCGGCATGTTCGAGAAGGCGGCGAAATCGAAAGCCGACATCATCTTCCTCGATTGCGAAGACGCCGTCGCGCCCGACGACAAGGAACAGGCGCGCAAGAACATCATCGCCGGCCTCAATGAGATCGACTGGGGCACCAAGACGCTGATGCTGCGCATCAACGGCCTCGACACGCATTACATGTATCGCGACGTGGTCGATATCGTCGAAGCCTGTCCGCGGCTGGACATGATCCTGATCCCCAAGGTCGGCGTCCCGGCCGACGTCTACGCCGTCGACATGCTCGTCACCCAGATCGAGGCGGCCAAGAAGCGCGAGAAGCGCATCGGCTTCGAAGTGCTGATCGAGACGGCGCTCGGCATGGCCAATGTCGAGGCGATCGCGCAATCGAGCAAACGGCTCGAGGCGATGAGCTTCGGCGTCGCCGATTATGCTGCCTCGACCCGCGCCCGCACCACCGTCATCGGAGGCGTCAATCCCGATTACGGCGTGCTCTCCGACAAGGATGCCGAGGGCAACCGTCAATATTTCTGGGCCGACCAATGGCACGCGGCGCAGACGCGCATGCTGGTCGCCTGCCGCGCCTATGGGCTGCGCCCGATCGACGGCCCGTTCGGCGACTTCTCCGACCCTGACGGCTATCGCGCCGCGGCCAAGCGCGCCGCCGTCCTCGGCTATGAGGGCAAGTGGGCGATCCATCCTTCGCAGATTGATCTCGCCAACGAGGTCTTCACGCCCTCCGAGGCGGAAGTCACCAAGGCCCGTCGCGTGGTCGAAGCCATGCAGCAGGCGGCGAAGGAAGGCAAAGGCGCCGTCTCGCTCGACGGACGGCTGATCGACATCGCCTCGATCCGCATGGCCGAGGCGCTGCTCGCCAAGGCGAAGACCGTCACCGGCTAA
- the sucD gene encoding succinate--CoA ligase subunit alpha, producing the protein MSILIDEKTRIIVQGLTSEKATFHAKDMISAGSNIVGGVVPGKGGRTHIGLPVFNTVKDAVREVGAEASITFVAPSFAADAIMECADAGLKLVCSITDGIPAQDMMRIKRYLMRYPKDKRTMLVGPNCAGIISPGKAMLGIMPPHIYMRGSVGVISRSGTLGYEAAAQMKALGIGITTSVGIGGDPINGSSFLDHLTLFNNDDETEAVLIIGEIGGPQEAEAAAWVKDNMSKPVVGFVAGLTAPKGRRMGHAGAIISAAGDSAAEKAEIMRAFGLTVAPSPSEFGATMAQVLAKTQASHRVSA; encoded by the coding sequence ATGAGCATTCTGATCGACGAGAAAACCCGCATCATCGTGCAAGGTCTGACCAGCGAAAAGGCGACCTTCCACGCCAAGGATATGATCTCCGCCGGCAGCAACATCGTCGGCGGCGTGGTGCCCGGCAAGGGCGGCCGCACCCATATCGGCCTTCCCGTCTTCAACACGGTGAAGGACGCGGTGCGCGAAGTCGGCGCCGAAGCCTCGATCACCTTCGTCGCGCCGTCCTTCGCCGCCGACGCGATCATGGAATGTGCCGATGCGGGCCTGAAGCTCGTCTGCTCGATCACCGATGGCATCCCGGCGCAGGATATGATGCGCATCAAGCGCTACCTGATGCGCTATCCGAAGGACAAGCGCACGATGCTGGTCGGCCCGAACTGCGCCGGCATCATCAGCCCCGGCAAGGCCATGCTCGGCATCATGCCACCACATATCTACATGCGCGGCTCGGTCGGCGTCATCTCCCGCTCCGGCACGCTCGGTTATGAAGCAGCCGCGCAGATGAAGGCGCTCGGCATCGGCATCACCACCAGCGTCGGCATCGGCGGCGATCCGATCAACGGCAGCTCCTTCCTCGACCACCTCACGCTCTTCAACAACGACGACGAGACGGAAGCCGTGCTGATCATCGGCGAAATCGGCGGTCCGCAAGAAGCCGAAGCCGCGGCCTGGGTGAAGGACAATATGTCGAAGCCCGTCGTCGGCTTCGTTGCCGGTCTCACGGCGCCGAAGGGGCGCCGCATGGGCCATGCCGGCGCCATCATCTCCGCCGCGGGCGACAGCGCCGCCGAGAAGGCCGAGATCATGCGCGCCTTCGGCCTGACGGTTGCGCCGAGCCCGAGCGAATTCGGCGCCACGATGGCGCAGGTTCTGGCCAAGACCCAGGCTTCGCACCGCGTATCGGCCTGA
- a CDS encoding carbonic anhydrase: protein MDEISARNEGDLLPARLIDGYEVFLRGRFRREQDRYRELADHGQNPKVLLIGCCDSRVSPEVIFDADPGEIFVVRNIANLIPPYAPDGERHGTSAALEYAVKILKVAHIVVMGHAMCGGVRAYVETHTGEDVKLAPGDFIGQWISLLGAAADKIGPRQGPIAPYAEELGRAAIIESLANLRTFPDVRGAEAAGELALHGAYFGVSDGRLFGLDAASGTFLPLAERAHAAAFTTPRF, encoded by the coding sequence ATGGATGAGATAAGCGCCAGAAACGAGGGCGACCTTCTGCCGGCTCGGTTGATCGACGGCTACGAGGTCTTCCTGCGTGGCCGCTTTCGCCGCGAGCAGGATCGCTATCGCGAACTCGCCGACCACGGCCAGAACCCGAAGGTTCTGCTCATCGGCTGCTGCGATTCGCGGGTTTCGCCGGAGGTGATCTTCGACGCCGACCCAGGCGAAATCTTCGTCGTGCGCAATATTGCCAATCTGATTCCGCCCTACGCGCCGGACGGCGAGCGCCATGGCACGTCGGCGGCGCTCGAATATGCGGTGAAGATCTTGAAGGTCGCCCATATCGTCGTGATGGGTCACGCGATGTGCGGCGGCGTGCGCGCCTATGTCGAGACCCACACTGGCGAGGACGTCAAACTCGCGCCGGGCGATTTCATCGGCCAATGGATTTCGCTGCTTGGCGCGGCCGCTGACAAGATCGGCCCGCGCCAAGGGCCGATCGCCCCCTATGCCGAAGAACTCGGGCGTGCCGCGATCATCGAATCTCTCGCCAATCTGCGCACCTTTCCGGATGTGCGCGGGGCCGAGGCGGCGGGGGAACTTGCCTTGCACGGCGCCTATTTCGGCGTCTCCGACGGGCGGCTGTTTGGGCTCGACGCGGCTTCGGGGACGTTTCTGCCGCTGGCGGAAAGGGCGCATGCGGCGGCCTTTACGACGCCGCGGTTCTGA
- a CDS encoding DUF1810 domain-containing protein, which translates to MSDPFNLQRFVDAQASLYGEICAELRAGRKATHWMWFVFPQIAGLGHSAAAQFYAIGSTAEARAYLAHPLLGPRLRECTDLVLRTDGHSAHEIFGSPDDLKFRSSVTLFGAVADDPALFEAALQKYFSGRGDPRTRDSLLRGA; encoded by the coding sequence ATGTCCGATCCCTTCAACCTCCAGCGTTTTGTCGATGCACAGGCGTCTCTCTATGGGGAGATCTGCGCGGAACTGCGCGCCGGACGCAAGGCGACACATTGGATGTGGTTCGTCTTCCCGCAGATCGCCGGGCTTGGTCATAGTGCGGCTGCGCAGTTTTATGCGATCGGTTCCACCGCGGAGGCACGCGCCTATCTCGCGCACCCGCTACTCGGCCCGCGGCTTCGCGAATGCACCGATCTGGTGCTCCGGACCGACGGCCATTCGGCGCACGAGATTTTCGGTAGCCCGGATGATCTCAAATTCCGCTCGTCCGTGACTCTCTTTGGCGCGGTGGCGGACGATCCGGCGCTTTTCGAAGCGGCGCTGCAAAAATATTTTTCCGGGCGCGGCGACCCTCGCACCCGCGACAGCCTTCTCCGCGGCGCCTGA
- a CDS encoding tyrosine-type recombinase/integrase, which yields MAIRKRTWATAKGAKEAWISDYVDQSGRRHIKTFERKKDAEAFLARASVEIAEGTHTAASSSVSISEAADLWLESCRQAGLEAATIAAYEQHCRLHIKPYIGRAKLSGLTAPAIRELEDRLRRGDPAPGEEKGHPRSAVMVRRTITNLGALISDAQERGLVARNVVRDVRKLRRRGAEKRHTERHRGKLKIGTDIPSLNEIRAFLAALTGTYRPILMTAVFTGLRASELRGLRWCDVDLKRGEIHVRQRVDFKNSAGPPKSAAGERTVPIPPELANALREHKATLPPARRADHAIVFATGTGAAEYHGNIVKRGLIPAWIAAGVTVPVLDEKGKSAKDENGKPIVTAKYSGLHSLRHFFASWCINRKVDGGLELPAKIVQERLGHSTIAMTLDTYSHLFPRVDDHAEFAAASAALFN from the coding sequence ATGGCCATCAGAAAGCGGACGTGGGCAACGGCGAAAGGCGCGAAAGAAGCCTGGATTTCCGATTACGTCGACCAAAGCGGCCGTCGACATATCAAAACCTTTGAACGCAAAAAAGATGCGGAAGCCTTCCTCGCAAGGGCAAGCGTCGAAATAGCCGAAGGTACCCATACCGCGGCCAGCAGCAGCGTATCGATCTCAGAGGCCGCCGACCTTTGGCTGGAGTCCTGCCGCCAAGCTGGCCTTGAGGCCGCGACGATCGCCGCGTATGAGCAGCATTGCCGCCTTCACATAAAGCCTTACATTGGGCGCGCGAAACTCTCGGGCTTAACCGCACCGGCAATTCGCGAACTTGAGGACCGCCTTCGCCGCGGTGATCCAGCACCCGGCGAAGAAAAAGGCCACCCTCGCTCGGCCGTGATGGTCAGGCGGACAATAACCAATCTCGGCGCGCTTATCTCAGATGCCCAGGAACGTGGTTTGGTCGCGCGTAATGTCGTGCGCGACGTTCGGAAACTGCGGCGGCGCGGCGCAGAGAAACGCCACACCGAGCGCCACAGGGGCAAGTTGAAGATTGGCACCGACATTCCATCGCTCAACGAGATTAGGGCGTTTCTAGCGGCCCTCACGGGCACCTATAGGCCGATCCTTATGACAGCCGTTTTCACGGGCCTGCGGGCCTCGGAACTGCGCGGCTTACGCTGGTGTGACGTCGATTTGAAACGCGGCGAGATCCACGTCCGGCAGCGGGTGGACTTCAAGAATTCCGCCGGGCCGCCAAAATCCGCTGCGGGCGAGCGCACGGTGCCTATTCCGCCAGAACTTGCCAATGCGCTGCGTGAGCATAAGGCAACCCTTCCGCCCGCCAGGCGCGCCGACCACGCCATCGTCTTCGCAACCGGAACGGGCGCCGCAGAATATCATGGCAACATTGTAAAGCGCGGCCTGATCCCAGCTTGGATCGCGGCCGGCGTTACGGTGCCCGTGCTGGATGAAAAAGGGAAGTCGGCGAAGGACGAAAACGGCAAGCCAATCGTCACTGCGAAATATTCCGGCTTGCATAGCCTGCGACACTTTTTTGCGTCCTGGTGCATCAATCGCAAGGTTGACGGCGGCCTCGAATTGCCGGCCAAGATCGTTCAAGAGCGCCTCGGCCACTCGACCATTGCGATGACGCTCGACACGTACTCGCACTTGTTCCCGCGCGTCGACGACCACGCAGAATTCGCGGCGGCTTCGGCGGCGCTTTTCAATTGA